In the Candidatus Thermoplasmatota archaeon genome, one interval contains:
- a CDS encoding DUF4433 domain-containing protein — MPVSRSRTYNVRQLFYIAPAHNVPSILQRGILSHAKVEEEGIGHETIYDESIVTMRGGKQAPSRRLLREYANLFFQPKNAMLLRVLGYRKAPDLAIIGVDRSVLDIPGVFVTNGLAARSETRFHPGLHWRRVVYECEQALVGGDWSTATKSRRMAECLVPDVVPSKYIQMVYVPSIDAKNQLKSLCSGSLPSHVEIVADGEMFFLPRIRSEIGEHLVVRDGNMFLSGMQTLTISVNCVGVMGKGLASKAKYLFPDVYGVYKDLCQKHQLRLGEPYLYKREESYDLLDTPEDVESPNDSVWFLLFPTKGHWSEKASLVDIEKGLEWLVDNYEGEGIESLAVPALGCGLGGLRWEDVSKVLYRHLGKLSIPVEIYRPA, encoded by the coding sequence ATGCCCGTATCTAGATCCAGAACATACAATGTCAGACAGCTCTTCTACATCGCCCCGGCGCATAACGTCCCGTCTATCCTGCAGCGTGGTATTCTGTCTCATGCCAAGGTGGAGGAGGAAGGCATAGGGCACGAGACAATATATGACGAATCGATAGTCACAATGCGCGGAGGTAAGCAGGCGCCTTCTCGAAGGCTTCTTCGCGAGTATGCGAATCTGTTCTTTCAGCCAAAAAACGCGATGCTTCTAAGAGTTCTCGGATATCGTAAGGCTCCGGATCTTGCAATAATCGGTGTTGACCGCTCAGTACTCGATATCCCAGGGGTCTTCGTGACGAACGGGCTAGCGGCAAGATCAGAGACTCGTTTTCATCCTGGACTACATTGGCGAAGAGTGGTCTACGAGTGCGAGCAAGCTCTAGTTGGTGGCGACTGGTCAACAGCCACAAAAAGCAGGCGGATGGCTGAGTGCCTCGTACCAGATGTTGTTCCCTCGAAGTACATCCAGATGGTCTACGTCCCAAGCATAGATGCAAAGAACCAGTTGAAGAGCCTGTGTAGTGGGAGTTTGCCCTCCCATGTAGAGATTGTCGCTGATGGAGAGATGTTCTTTCTGCCCCGGATACGAAGTGAGATTGGAGAGCATCTCGTAGTCAGGGACGGGAACATGTTCCTCTCAGGAATGCAAACCCTCACCATCAGCGTGAACTGTGTGGGTGTCATGGGCAAAGGTTTAGCTTCGAAGGCGAAGTATCTGTTCCCCGATGTCTACGGCGTGTACAAAGACCTGTGTCAGAAGCATCAACTTCGGTTGGGAGAGCCTTACCTATACAAGCGTGAGGAGAGTTACGACCTGCTTGACACCCCGGAAGACGTGGAATCACCAAACGATAGTGTCTGGTTTCTTCTCTTTCCGACAAAAGGCCACTGGAGTGAGAAAGCGAGCTTGGTCGACATAGAGAAGGGGCTGGAGTGGTTGGTTGACAACTACGAGGGAGAAGGCATCGAGTCTCTTGCAGTCCCCGCACTCGGTTGTGGACTTGGAGGGCTGAGATGGGAAGATGTGTCGAAGGTACTCTATCGGCATCTAGGTAAGCTGTCAATTCCTGTCGAGATTTATCGGCCTGCGTAG